A genomic stretch from Megalobrama amblycephala isolate DHTTF-2021 linkage group LG22, ASM1881202v1, whole genome shotgun sequence includes:
- the cog7 gene encoding LOW QUALITY PROTEIN: conserved oligomeric Golgi complex subunit 7 (The sequence of the model RefSeq protein was modified relative to this genomic sequence to represent the inferred CDS: deleted 1 base in 1 codon), which translates to MDFSKFLADDFDVKDWVNGAFKVAQKDAPGKTDAHASTLVMKLQLFIQEVNNSIEESSNQALQNMPRVLRDIEALKQEASFLKDQMILVKEDIKKFEQDTVQSMQVLVEIDQVKSRMQLAAEALQEADKWSTLSADIEETFKTQDVAVISGKLTAMQGSLAMLVDTPDYSEKCVQLEALKNRLEALTSTQIVSTFNSLATDQAKLFVRVFTEMDRMPQLLTYYYKCHKAQLLIVWESICQSDASLKQQLSEFYDTLLSTWHTQLQWSSQVFKNPFEVLTVLMIQTLGAMVPSIPDCIAVALKRCSGDCRLDVLLELHQTAANFSRSLEAAMQPQLGEYNLLKVAELVSCVYSPYATYQMQYGELEETNLLIQLSAVPLERGEVLDCVLELTHSVQKVFGLAAAAVDRCVKFTDGLAVCGLIKALRALFSKYVSDFSVTLQSIRKKYKLEDTPTSEVFTEDWTAFQNSVRIIATCGELLRQCGAFEQQLSNKILGRAGRFLWEGFNPRSLSGLQEGVAERRSQKNPWQEYNYLQQTNTAEYNNLLETLHSLKEKGTGNSSLLAETRSALTRLNQQANQLAFDSVFLQIKQQLFLLNKPEARGSAHLGETLTDDLPAFSLSPQEYITNIGQYIMSLPLHLEPFVTQEDPALELALHTGKLPYPPEQGDDVPELENTADYWLGSIARATMQTYCDVILQLPELSLHATKQLATDIEYLSNVMDALGLQTSRTLQNIVTLLRAKPDEYRQTAKPLPRRLSSTIATMRGLEY; encoded by the exons ATGGACTTCTCCAAGTTCCTGGCAGATGATTTTGATGTGAAGGACTGGGTGAATGGAGCTTTTAAAGTGGCTCAGAAGGACGCGCCGGGGAAAACAGACGCTCACGCCTCGACGCTGGTCATGAAGCTGCAGCTCTTCATTCAGGAGGTCAATAACTCTATAGAGG agAGCAGTAATCAGGCTCTGCAGAATATGCCACGTGTTTTGAGGGACATTGAAGCTCTGAAACAGGAGGCGTCGTTCCTGAAGGATCAAATGATTCTGGTTAAAGAGGACATCAAGAAGTTTGAACAGGACACAGTGCAGTCGATGCAG GTGTTGGTGGAGATTGATCAGGTGAAGTCTCGTATGCAGTTAGCAGCAGAAGCTCTACAGGAAGCTGATAAGTGGAGCACTCTCAGTGCCGACATCGAGGAGACCTTTAAAACACAG GACGTGGCTGTGATCAGCGGTAAACTGACCGCCATGCAGGGCAGTTTGGCCATGTTGGTGGACACTCCAGACTACAGCGAGAAGTGTGTTCAGCTGGAAGCTCTGAAGAACCGTCTGGAAGCTCTCACCAGCACACAGATCGTCTCCACCTTCAACTCACTGGCTACAG atcAAGCGAAGCTTTTTGTACGAGTTTTTACTGAGATGGACAGAATGCCTCAGTTACTGACTTACTACTACAAATGCCACAAG gCACAACTGCTGATCGTGTGGGAAAGCATCTGTCAGTCAGACGCCTCTCTGAAGCAGCAGCTCTCTGAGTTCTACGACACTCTTCTGTCCACGTGGCACACGCAGCTGCAGTGGAGCAGCCAG GTCTTTAAAAACCCCTTTGAAGTGCTCACAGTGCTGATGATCCAGACGTTGGGGGCGATGGTGCCATCTATCCCAGACTGCATTGCTGTGGCGTTGAAGCGTTGCTCTGGCGACTGTCGTCTGGATGTGCTGTTGGAGCTTCATCAGACGGCGGCTAACTTCAGTCGCAGCCTGGAGGCGGCAATGCAGCCACAGCTCG gcgAGTATAACCTCTTGAAGGTGGCAGAGCTGGTATCATGTGTGTATTCACCTTATGCGACTTATCAGATGCAGTACGGAGAACTAGAGGAGACAAACTTACTGATCCAACTCAGTGCTGTTCCTCTG GAGCGCGGTGAGGTTCTGGACTGTGTGTTAGAGCTCACACACTCGGTTCAGAAGGTGTTTGGTTTGGCGGCTGCTGCTGTCGATCGCTGTGTGAAGTTCACGGATGGTCTCGCTGTGTGTGGGCTCATCAAAGCCCTTCGAGCGCTCTTCAGCAA GTACGTGTCAGATTTTTCTGTCACGCTTCAATCGATCAGGAAGAAGTATAAGTTAGAGGACACGCCCACTTCGGAGGTGTTTACTGAGGATTGGACGGCTTTCCAGAATTCTGTCAG AATCATTGCAACCTGTGGAGAGCTACTGAGACAATGTGGAGCATTTGAACAGCAGCTTTCAAACAA GATCCTGGGGAGGGCGGGACGTTTCCTGTGGGAGGGGTTTAACCCCAGAAGTCTGAGTGGCTTACAAGAGGGTGTGGCTGAGAGGCGGAGCCAAAAGAACCCATGGCAGGAATACAACTACCTCCAGCAGACCAACACGGCGGAGTATAATAATCTACTGGAGACGCTGCACTCCCTCAAG GAGAAAGGAACAGGAAACTCAAGCTTATTGGCCGAGACTCGCTCCGCTCTGACGCGTCTGAACCAGCAGGCCAATCAGCTCGCGTTTGACTCTGTGTTCCTGCAAATCAAACAGCAGCTTTTCCTTCTCAACAAACCAGAG gctcGCGGTTCTGCTCATTTGGGTGAGACGCTAACTGATGATCTACCGGCCTTCAGTTTGTCACCGCAGGAGTACATCACTAAT ATTGGCCAGTATATCATGTCTTTGCCTCTGCATCTGGAGCCTTTCGTGACTCAAGAGGATCCAGCGCTGGAACTTGCCTTACACACCGGAAAACTGCCCTACCCACCAGAACAAG GCGACGACGTCCCTGAGCTGGAGAACACTGCGGATTATTGGCTGGGTTCTATCGCCAGGGCGACCATGCAGACCTATTGTGACGTCATCCTACAGCTTCCTGAGCTGAGCTTACATGCAACCAAACAGCTGGCAACTGATATAG AGTACCTGAGTAACGTCATGGATGCG TTGGGGTTGCAGACCTCTAGAACCCTCCAGAATATCGTCACCCTTCTTCGTGCCAAACCAGACGAATACCGGCAGACGGCCAAACCCCTCCCACGCAGACTGTCGTCCACCATCGCCACCATGAGGGGTCTGGAGTACTAA